In the Candidatus Chlamydia sanziniae genome, CATCATGTGCAACAACAAAAACAAATTTAGGATGTGCACAAAAGCTTCCCTTTTTCTTTCCTTCTCCACTCCCCAAACTCAGAGTTTCGAGCATTTTAGCTTTTTCTGTCACGTAATGACGTTTGATTACATCATATGGATCTTTCATATCCTAATTTTTCCTTTTAATCTTTCGCCTCGGAAACAAGATGGCTGATAAGTTCCTCTAAAGCCTTGGCAGAAATCACTATATTATGAGCAGAAGCTAAATGATACCCATTGACATTCATGCCGTAGACAAAGCCTTGAACTGCAGTAAGATTTCGCAAACTTAATCTTAAATTCTTATTTTTTTCCGCATGATCTAGGTGATCAATAAATAATACGCTACGACATTCTACTCCACAATCCTGCAAAAACTTCAACGCAATTTGAGTTTTAGGATGGGGAAACGACTCTATAAATGCCGTATCATCCACAACTGTTAATTTATTTCCTTGAATTTTTTGCGCTAACAGTAATCGCACTGCTGCTCTTCTTTCTTTACGATTGATACGTACATGTTGATCAAACTTTGGCTTAGGCCCAAAAACAATTCCTCCCCCTCGAAATTGAGGAGAAGCTAAACATCCTTGACGAGCATTTCCTGTTCCCTTTTGTTTAAAAGGCTTTTTTGTGGAGTGGCTGACTTCTGAACGATTTCGGGTACATGCAGACCACTGTCTGTTATTTGCACGAATAGCAACAAGATAGTCTTTAATTAACTGAAGTCCATTACCTTTTTGAGCAAAAAAACTCTCGGCTACTTCTATTTTGCTTACTTCATTTCCCAAAAAATCAACTTTCGACAACACAACCATTAGGACCTCTTCTACATTCCCTATCCTTCACCATTTCTAAGCTCTGGAAGAATGTTTTACTATAACAACAGAACCTCTAGAACCGGGAATAGCGCCTTTAATGAGTAAAAATTTTTTTTCTAAATCCACTTGAATGACTTTTAAATTGGTCACAGTTACATTTTTATCTCCCATGTGGCTAGGCCGTTTACTTCCTGGGAAGCAACGTCCAGGAGTTGAGCGCATTCCTATAGAACCCGCATGACGATGAAACCCTGAGCCATGGCTTCCAGGACCTCCACGAAATCCAAATTTTTTCATTACTCCTTGAAATCCTTTTCCTTTTGATACACCGCTAACATCTACAGCAAGGGCTTCTACAAATATCTCCAAACCAAAAGCATCACCTAAAGCTATACCATCCACAATTTCTTCAGAAGCACGGACTTCTTTAAGAAAACGAAAAACTCGGCCATCTACTTTTCGTAGATGCCCGAGTTTAGGCTTACTGAAACGTTTTGCCACTGTTTTCGCGGGTAAGTGAACCTCTTCGGCGCCCATCTGCAACGAGAAATACCCGTCGGTCTCTTTGGTTTTTATTTGAGTAACCACGTTGGGCTCAACGCGCACGACTGAGCAGGCAACTACATTCCCTTCTTTATCAAAGATGTGAATCATGCCTTCTTTTTTCCCCATCAAGCTAATATGAGAGTGCATAAACTTTTACCCATTAATAACAACGACTTGCCTATATCTTAAAACAGTCAGGCAGTTTTAGTTAGTATTTTACTTG is a window encoding:
- the rplC gene encoding 50S ribosomal protein L3; translated protein: MHSHISLMGKKEGMIHIFDKEGNVVACSVVRVEPNVVTQIKTKETDGYFSLQMGAEEVHLPAKTVAKRFSKPKLGHLRKVDGRVFRFLKEVRASEEIVDGIALGDAFGLEIFVEALAVDVSGVSKGKGFQGVMKKFGFRGGPGSHGSGFHRHAGSIGMRSTPGRCFPGSKRPSHMGDKNVTVTNLKVIQVDLEKKFLLIKGAIPGSRGSVVIVKHSSRA
- the rplD gene encoding 50S ribosomal protein L4, coding for MVVLSKVDFLGNEVSKIEVAESFFAQKGNGLQLIKDYLVAIRANNRQWSACTRNRSEVSHSTKKPFKQKGTGNARQGCLASPQFRGGGIVFGPKPKFDQHVRINRKERRAAVRLLLAQKIQGNKLTVVDDTAFIESFPHPKTQIALKFLQDCGVECRSVLFIDHLDHAEKNKNLRLSLRNLTAVQGFVYGMNVNGYHLASAHNIVISAKALEELISHLVSEAKD